The genomic stretch CCTGTAAGGTTACAATATGAATCTGTGGGCAGTAGTTTGCTTCTTattatttgtgtttgttacaaaatCAGACGGACAATGCTCTCATACTAACCCATGCATGTTTAAAGGTTTCCTATTTgttataatgttgttttatttaaaaccttttagtataaaaatattcttgttCGGACatcgagcatgaggtgtatgaatacaccatgtttgtccggtgtataagaagacacccatgttataactcgacagtgagcatgaggtgtatgaatacaacatgtgtgtctggtgtataagaagacacccatgttataactcggcagtgagcatgaggtgtatttaTCATGAATGTTATCAACAGGAGGCGAACTACTCCGTCAACCCCAGCAACATATCTCAAGTAATGGTGAATTGTCACTGACATACAATGTACGGATGGCTGACTTCCAAGTTGAATGGTTGACTTTACATCGAAGAACGTATAATGGAGAAATCCCTGGTGCTACTTGGAGGATTAAGAGAGGGGACAAAGTTAACTTACACTTGGTGAGGTATTGTAATGACGGTGTGTAACTGTCTGTATTATTTATGGCTACCAGTGGTATACTGTTGAGTAGTTACTGCCACTGTTGAGTGGCGACTGCCACCGTTGAGAATGACTGCCACTGTTGAGTAGTGACTTTtcatgaacacccgtgttataatgactggcTTTATAGTCCGGCgccatggctcagtggtttaggcgaCTGCATCGTAACCAAAGTGTTTCCAGTTCAATGATTGACGGCGAAACTAATACTgattggcgtatgtgtccttggacaagacatttaacagacattgctccaacccagtggtcattaatgcgttgtccaaattatcagccatatcaacacaaaaaatatacacaaagtgtaaaattatgttaactcgtaagcacgcaagaataaaaaatggttCCAGAAATATGTGTCTGATTGAGATGTGGTGTAGCGCCACCGGTCAAATAAAAGACTTAAATGAGCTTTCcgtatgttggggtaatgggccaaatctggcctaaatcctatgaccttgacaaggacctaacccaaaaagaataaaacaaaaaaatacatacacaTCCAAAACAGAACAACACTCTAACTGAACCTGAGAAGTTGCAACCATTCAACGGGTTCCGATTCACAAACTCCACGAACATCCATACCCATGGTTTGCACATAAGTAGCAGGGTAAGCACACTGTTTCATATTTAGGTTAAATTCAAGATAAAACTGTATTgctttttctttctctttgttgtgttaactaatttgatattttctaTTGATcaataaaacttatgttattATTCATTATATCTATGGAAGgaaaaataagttgcatatatggtaattcgtaaacgggcacaaagtgtatgaaattgaaaacctgtgttataacgactatcattgccccaccatgcgaggataaataagttacatacgtggtaactactTAGCGAAgcaacgaggtgtatgaaacagaacacccgtgttaatacgaatgtcgttgccccgccatgcgaggttaaataGGTAAATTCATTCGACTTGTTATTCCAACTCAAGGAACCTGAAGACAACATCTTTGTTCATCTGAAACCCGGCCAGTCGTACAATTACAAATACAACATTGATCCTGACAATCCATCTGGCACATATTGGTACCACTCCCATTTGCACGGAGCTTCCTTGTTTCAGGTTGGATGAAATAATGGAACTTACTTAAATTATTACGCACACCGTTGTTGCTTCttacatattaaatattaggAATGGCTTTTCCGGTAAAAAACTCTATTTTTAGTCTGCCATCTGgcttattttttgtctttatttattcaaacaattttttatatgttaaaccatgttaattgtttttctgtttaaacataagtgaccattttgaaatataaaacattcaataataatctccattatgacatcatacccaccattatgacatcatacccaccattatgacatcatacccaccattatgacatcatacccaGGTACATAGTGGAATGGCTGGCATGATTATTGTTGACGATGTGAAACACGAGACACCAGATCACTTATGGAAGGTTTCATGTCCCGAGCATTGTGAACATGATATACAACTCGTGTTTCAACCCATCTTGGAATATAGGAACCTGTTTGGAAACGGGTTTTCAACTCTGCAAATGCGA from Ciona intestinalis unplaced genomic scaffold, KH HT001264.1, whole genome shotgun sequence encodes the following:
- the LOC100175928 gene encoding uncharacterized protein LOC100175928 isoform X3 — protein: MADFQVEWLTLHRRTYNGEIPGATWRIKRGDKVNLHLNNTLTEPEKLQPFNGFRFTNSTNIHTHGLHISSREPEDNIFVHLKPGQSYNYKYNIDPDNPSGTYWYHSHLHGASLFQVHSGMAGMIIVDDVKHETPDHLWKVSCPEHCEHDIQLVFQPILEYRNLFGNGFSTLQMRMQDNQLFWHTNIISSGGTLAQWLARNIYLYTVNGQVKPVVAMPTGQTKRFR
- the LOC100175928 gene encoding uncharacterized protein LOC100175928 isoform X2, whose amino-acid sequence is MRGNCVFFFHLAPLRGELLRQPQQHISSNGELSLTYNVRMADFQVEWLTLHRRTYNGEIPGATWRIKRGDKVNLHLNNTLTEPEKLQPFNGFRFTNSTNIHTHGLHISSREPEDNIFVHLKPGQSYNYKYNIDPDNPSGTYWYHSHLHGASLFQVHSGMAGMIIVDDVKHETPDHLWKVSCPEHCEHDIQLVFQPILEYRNLFGNGFSTLQMRMQDNQLFWHTNIISSGGTLAQWLARNIYLYTVNGQVKPVVAMPTGQTKRFR
- the LOC100175928 gene encoding uncharacterized protein LOC100175928 isoform X1, producing the protein MNLWAVVCFLLFVFVTKSDGQCSHTNPCMFKGGELLRQPQQHISSNGELSLTYNVRMADFQVEWLTLHRRTYNGEIPGATWRIKRGDKVNLHLNNTLTEPEKLQPFNGFRFTNSTNIHTHGLHISSREPEDNIFVHLKPGQSYNYKYNIDPDNPSGTYWYHSHLHGASLFQVHSGMAGMIIVDDVKHETPDHLWKVSCPEHCEHDIQLVFQPILEYRNLFGNGFSTLQMRMQDNQLFWHTNIISSGGTLAQWLARNIYLYTVNGQVKPVVAMPTGQTKRFR